One stretch of Chryseobacterium fluminis DNA includes these proteins:
- the gdhA gene encoding NADP-specific glutamate dehydrogenase, with protein MEQYNIDQKIQEFIAKIEAKNPNEPEFLQAVKEVAVTVIPFIMTKKEYTGMKLLERMAEAERIIIFRVPWVDDKGEIQVNRGFRIQMNSAIGPYKGGIRFHPTVNLSVLKFLAFEQVFKNSLTTLPMGGGKGGSDFDPQGKSDMEVMRFCQAFMTELCKHVGPETDVPAGDIGVGAREIGYLFGQYKKIRNEFTGVLTGKGLAYGGSLIRPEATGYGVVYFAEQMLKTIGQTFKDKTVTVSGFGNVAWGVIKKVSELGGKVVTISGPDGYIYDKDGIDGEKVDYLLELRSSGNNRAEDYAKKYPSAVFYAGKRPWEVKCDVAIPSATQNELDLEDAKVLVENGCLCVTEAANMPSTLDAINYFLDNKVLFSPGKASNAGGVATSGLEMTQNSIRLNWTSEEVDARLKEIMIGIHKACRDYGKEEDGYVNYVKGANIAGFVKVAEAMLAQGVV; from the coding sequence ATGGAACAATATAATATTGACCAGAAAATCCAGGAGTTTATTGCAAAAATTGAGGCAAAAAACCCTAATGAGCCAGAATTTTTACAAGCTGTAAAAGAAGTTGCCGTAACTGTAATTCCGTTCATTATGACGAAAAAGGAATATACAGGAATGAAGCTTCTTGAAAGAATGGCTGAAGCTGAAAGAATTATTATTTTCAGAGTTCCATGGGTTGATGACAAAGGAGAAATCCAGGTAAACAGAGGTTTCAGAATTCAGATGAACTCTGCAATCGGACCTTACAAGGGAGGTATTCGTTTCCATCCTACCGTAAACCTTTCGGTTCTTAAATTCTTAGCATTTGAGCAGGTATTTAAAAACTCATTAACCACTCTTCCGATGGGAGGCGGTAAAGGAGGTTCGGATTTTGACCCTCAGGGAAAATCTGATATGGAGGTGATGCGTTTCTGCCAGGCTTTCATGACGGAGCTTTGCAAACACGTAGGTCCTGAGACCGACGTTCCTGCCGGAGATATAGGTGTTGGAGCCAGAGAAATCGGGTATTTATTCGGACAGTACAAGAAAATCAGAAATGAATTTACAGGAGTACTGACAGGTAAAGGCCTTGCTTATGGAGGTTCACTGATCCGTCCAGAAGCTACAGGATATGGGGTTGTTTATTTTGCAGAACAGATGCTTAAAACCATCGGACAGACATTTAAAGATAAAACCGTAACGGTTTCAGGTTTTGGAAACGTAGCGTGGGGAGTTATTAAAAAAGTGTCTGAGCTGGGTGGAAAAGTTGTAACCATCTCCGGACCGGACGGATACATTTATGATAAAGACGGAATTGATGGTGAAAAGGTCGATTATTTATTGGAATTAAGATCTTCAGGAAACAACAGAGCTGAAGATTATGCTAAAAAATACCCTTCAGCCGTATTCTACGCCGGAAAACGTCCTTGGGAAGTGAAATGTGATGTTGCTATTCCTTCTGCTACTCAAAACGAACTTGATCTGGAGGATGCTAAAGTTCTGGTTGAAAACGGATGTCTTTGTGTCACTGAGGCGGCAAACATGCCTTCCACTTTGGATGCCATTAATTATTTCTTAGACAATAAAGTGCTGTTCTCGCCGGGTAAGGCGTCCAATGCAGGTGGAGTGGCTACCTCAGGACTGGAAATGACGCAGAACTCTATTCGTCTTAACTGGACTTCTGAAGAAGTGGATGCGAGGTTAAAAGAGATTATGATCGGAATTCATAAAGCATGCAGAGACTACGGAAAAGAAGAAGACGGCTATGTAAACTATGTAAAGGGGGCGAATATCGCAGGCTTTGTAAAGGTTGCAGAAGCAATGTTGGCTCAGGGAGTCGTATAA